GCAAGGGCAAACGCCATCTACGATTTCAGCTCGAGTAACATTATCACGCGAATTTGTGGATTTTTTTGAGATGCACCTACCAACAGCCGTTACATCTATTTTTTCTGTTATCGGTGCAAGTTTGATGTTGTTATTTTTAGAGTTTTGGTCAGGCGTGCTTAGCGCGATCATTCTACTGTTTTTTGCTTTACTATTACCAAGCTTCGCACGTATCAGTAGCAGATTATATTTAGCTCTAAATAATCGTTTGGAGCGGGATTTGGATGTAATCAGCCAATCATCAGAAAATAGGCTGCATAAGCATTACAAATTAGTGGCGCACTTGCGAGTCTTGATTTCTAATCGTGAGGCTTTTGGCTTCCTCATGAATGGTATCACGGTGAGTATATTGTTTGGCTTCACTTTTGTGTGGATGGCAATTAACGGTTATGGTAGCGCAGGACACATTTACTCAGTCACGACGTATCTATGGATGTTTGCAATGAGTTTGGATGACATGCCACATTTGGTAGAAAACTATTCCAATCTAAAAGATATTGCAGAAAGAGTTGAGATTGGCGATGACAAATAACTCGCAATTCGTTTAAATAAAGGCGTATTCGCACTGCCTAATCCACCTAAGTATTGGGCAAAAATTAATTTTAAAATTGAACACATGCACTCAAATTTTGTCGTTCCCGCACAGCTGAGGAATGATTGCTCCACAACAATGTGCCAAGCGCGGTTCTAGTGCGCATGCCCTACCAGCATTGGCTAATGATATTATTTAATAAGGAACCCAACATGACCACCACCCACAACCAAGGATTATTGCGCTTCATCACCGCAGGTTCGGTCGATGACGGTAAATCGACTCTCATCGGGCGTTTGCTGTATGACAGCAAAAGCATTTTTGTTGACCAACTCAGTGCCGTCAGCAAATCCAAACACAACCGCTCGTATGACAACAGCGTGGATTTGTCGTTATTGACCGATGGTTTAGAAGCTGAGCGTGAGCAAGGTATCACCATTGACGTGGCGTATCGCTACTTCGCCACACCGCGCCGCAAATACATCATCGCCGACACACCTGGTCATGAGCAATACACGCGCAACATGGTCACGGGCGCATCAACCGCACACGCAGCGATTATTTTGGTCGATGCGGGTAAAATTGATTTTTCGACTGAAGGTCAAGTTGAATTGTTGACTCAAACCAAACGCCACTCGGCTTTGGTCGCTTTGCTGGGCGTGAAACACGTCATCGTTGCGGTCAACAAAATGGATTTAATCGATTACGACCAAACCAAATACAACCGTATTATTGAAAGTTATGCCTCACTTGCAAAACGTGTGGGCTTGGAGCACTTCATCTCCATTCCTTTATCCGCCCTTAAAGGGGACAACGTGGTGCATGCCTCTGAGGAATTGTCATGGTTTGATGGCGCACCTTTGCTTGAATTGCTCGATACCCTCGAAGTGCCCGATGAATCAAGTCAACCGATGCGCTTCCCCGTGCAACAAGTGGTTCGCCACGATGGCAATAAAATCGATGATTTCCGCGGTTATGCCGGTCGCATCGAATCAGGCACCGTACGTGTCGGTGATGTGGTGACGGTTCAACCTCAAAACCGTGAAACGACCATCACAGGCATTCACACCTTTGATGGCGAGCGCCAAGATGCCTACGCGGGCTTATCAGCCACTCTGAGCATCGCCGACAACATCGACATTTCTCGCGGTGACTGGATCAACATCGCAGCTCAACCCGCGGAAGTCAGCAAAACACGTGCAGCCGACATCTGCTGGTTCTCTGAAGAAACGCTGAACCTGTCA
The window above is part of the Ephemeroptericola cinctiostellae genome. Proteins encoded here:
- a CDS encoding ABC transporter six-transmembrane domain-containing protein, translating into MWQALKTIGHANQRKLLIAFSLVGLENLLLLTYPMLGGFAVNAVMKGNAWQAATYAFFVFAIWLVGSARRSVDTRIFARIYSEMIVPIIVKQRAQGQTPSTISARVTLSREFVDFFEMHLPTAVTSIFSVIGASLMLLFLEFWSGVLSAIILLFFALLLPSFARISSRLYLALNNRLERDLDVISQSSENRLHKHYKLVAHLRVLISNREAFGFLMNGITVSILFGFTFVWMAINGYGSAGHIYSVTTYLWMFAMSLDDMPHLVENYSNLKDIAERVEIGDDK
- a CDS encoding sulfate adenylyltransferase subunit 1 — translated: MTTTHNQGLLRFITAGSVDDGKSTLIGRLLYDSKSIFVDQLSAVSKSKHNRSYDNSVDLSLLTDGLEAEREQGITIDVAYRYFATPRRKYIIADTPGHEQYTRNMVTGASTAHAAIILVDAGKIDFSTEGQVELLTQTKRHSALVALLGVKHVIVAVNKMDLIDYDQTKYNRIIESYASLAKRVGLEHFISIPLSALKGDNVVHASEELSWFDGAPLLELLDTLEVPDESSQPMRFPVQQVVRHDGNKIDDFRGYAGRIESGTVRVGDVVTVQPQNRETTITGIHTFDGERQDAYAGLSATLSIADNIDISRGDWINIAAQPAEVSKTRAADICWFSEETLNLSRKYLIKHGTRTIAARINAIEYKLDIHALEEHSASSSLDMNEIARVGLQLQHALPTDAYKNVKAGGAFIVIDEATNQTLAAGMFA